The Janthinobacterium lividum genome has a window encoding:
- a CDS encoding F390 synthetase-related protein: MKRIFWLLLAYWRTRRLRFADRAQLDAYQQRQLARFIDTLCARSSYFAPYRSLPLAQWPTMNKALMLEHFDTMNTEGVTLAQAMDAAMAAEHSRDFTPAVGDITVGLSSGTSSQRAVFTVSPREKAQWAGVMLAKALPDGLFSGERVALFLRANSNLYTAVRSPWLTFAFYDLFQPFDSLCAQLAQYRPSVIVAPAQVLRQLALRVIDGSLALAPKKSSRWPKCWKRRTAR; the protein is encoded by the coding sequence GTGAAGCGTATTTTCTGGCTGTTATTGGCGTACTGGCGCACGCGCCGTTTGCGTTTTGCGGACCGCGCGCAGCTGGACGCCTACCAGCAGCGACAACTGGCCCGTTTCATCGATACCTTGTGTGCGCGCAGCAGTTACTTTGCGCCGTACCGCAGCTTGCCCCTGGCGCAGTGGCCAACCATGAACAAGGCGCTGATGCTCGAACATTTCGATACCATGAATACCGAGGGGGTGACTTTGGCGCAGGCGATGGATGCGGCCATGGCGGCCGAGCATAGCCGCGACTTCACGCCAGCCGTCGGTGACATCACGGTGGGCCTGTCGTCGGGCACCTCGTCGCAGCGCGCCGTGTTTACCGTCAGCCCACGCGAAAAGGCGCAATGGGCGGGCGTGATGCTGGCCAAGGCGCTGCCCGACGGCCTGTTTTCCGGCGAACGGGTCGCGCTGTTCCTGCGCGCGAACAGCAATCTGTACACGGCAGTGCGCTCGCCGTGGCTGACCTTTGCCTTCTACGACCTGTTCCAGCCCTTCGACAGCCTGTGCGCGCAGCTGGCGCAATATCGGCCCTCCGTCATCGTCGCGCCGGCCCAGGTGCTGCGCCAGCTGGCCTTGCGCGTCATCGATGGCAGCCTGGCGCTGGCGCCGAAAAAGTCATCTCGGTGGCCGAAGTGCTGGAAGCGCAGGACCGCGCGCTGA
- a CDS encoding phosphatase PAP2 family protein, translating into MTVRSRLLHLLAGWGSVGLVYFSSDLLQGQGVLLPETGIDRAIAYSDSAIWLYLSFFILIPYAYLAAEAVRVRWLARAMAISALACGVVFLLYPTTLAYPPVGEGSAWSTQALRMLQAADSTQNCLPSLHGALTLLCVWALCDRRHMVRSALAVVLGLAICYAIIALRRHVSIDLAAGLFVGIAGGMLAKIQVSLAARRAVSIKTAP; encoded by the coding sequence ATGACTGTACGCAGCCGCCTGCTGCATTTGCTGGCCGGCTGGGGCAGCGTCGGTCTCGTGTATTTTTCCAGCGACCTGCTGCAAGGGCAGGGGGTACTCTTGCCTGAAACGGGCATCGACCGCGCCATTGCCTACAGCGACTCCGCCATCTGGCTGTACCTGTCCTTCTTCATCCTGATCCCGTACGCCTACCTGGCGGCCGAAGCGGTGAGGGTGCGCTGGCTGGCGCGCGCCATGGCGATTTCCGCCCTGGCCTGCGGCGTGGTTTTCCTGCTGTATCCGACCACCCTCGCGTATCCGCCCGTGGGTGAGGGCAGCGCCTGGAGCACGCAGGCGCTGCGCATGCTGCAGGCGGCGGACTCCACGCAAAACTGCCTGCCTTCGCTGCATGGCGCCCTGACTTTGCTATGCGTGTGGGCCTTGTGCGACAGGCGCCATATGGTGCGCTCCGCGCTGGCCGTGGTGCTGGGCCTGGCCATCTGCTACGCCATCATCGCGCTGCGCCGGCACGTGAGCATCGACCTGGCCGCCGGCCTGTTTGTTGGCATCGCTGGCGGCATGCTGGCCAAAATACAGGTATCCTTGGCTGCCCGCCGCGCCGTTTCCATAAAAACCGCACCATGA
- a CDS encoding sterol desaturase family protein, protein MMTPFALSFLIMLAFVLAELLILKWVRKTPVPWKDVIFNLNSGHILMWVFRGVEVAAFALLLRHVNLHIVDQWPVAAQWVFAFFAWDLCFYWMHRLHHKIPLLWAVHVVHHQGEHFNLSLGVRNSWYSSLTNFPFIAILAVLGVPLEIFLVVSSLHYTVQFYNHNALVNKSGILDRFMVTPSHHRVHHGTDKRYINRNFGGTLLLWDRLFGSFQPELEGVEMRYGVKGMTPTHNPLLASNGKLFKWLRARFPHWQSRGTFEVPELFIGSGGVILFGLVIYYVNHEAALAGAQQAILFALIFGGTLALGGLSDARRWGAVAWVAIALAMPALYLGWYGARDVWGMVFLAALLAHGLDGARRLWWPAATRTRA, encoded by the coding sequence ATGATGACTCCTTTTGCCCTGTCGTTTTTGATCATGCTGGCCTTTGTGCTGGCCGAACTGCTGATCCTGAAATGGGTGCGCAAGACACCCGTGCCGTGGAAGGACGTGATCTTCAACCTCAATTCCGGGCATATATTGATGTGGGTGTTCCGCGGTGTGGAAGTGGCGGCCTTCGCCCTGTTGCTGCGCCATGTGAACCTGCACATCGTCGACCAGTGGCCGGTGGCCGCGCAGTGGGTGTTCGCTTTTTTTGCCTGGGACCTGTGCTTTTACTGGATGCACCGGCTGCACCATAAAATCCCCTTGCTGTGGGCCGTGCACGTGGTGCACCACCAGGGCGAGCATTTCAACCTGTCGCTGGGCGTGCGCAATTCCTGGTATTCGTCGCTGACGAATTTTCCCTTCATCGCCATCCTGGCTGTGCTGGGCGTGCCGCTGGAAATCTTCCTCGTCGTCTCGTCCCTGCATTACACGGTGCAGTTCTATAACCACAATGCGCTGGTGAACAAGTCTGGCATCCTCGATCGTTTCATGGTCACGCCCTCGCACCACCGCGTACACCACGGCACCGACAAGCGCTACATTAACCGCAATTTCGGCGGCACCCTGCTGCTGTGGGACAGGCTGTTCGGCAGCTTCCAGCCCGAACTCGAGGGCGTGGAAATGCGCTATGGCGTGAAGGGCATGACGCCCACGCACAATCCCCTGTTGGCCAGCAACGGTAAGTTGTTCAAATGGCTGCGCGCACGCTTCCCCCACTGGCAGTCGCGCGGCACTTTCGAGGTACCCGAACTGTTCATCGGCAGCGGTGGCGTGATCTTGTTTGGCCTGGTTATTTATTACGTCAACCATGAAGCGGCGCTGGCGGGCGCGCAGCAAGCCATCCTGTTCGCGCTGATTTTTGGCGGCACCCTGGCGCTGGGCGGCCTGTCGGATGCGCGCCGTTGGGGCGCCGTCGCCTGGGTCGCCATCGCCCTGGCCATGCCGGCCCTGTATCTGGGCTGGTATGGCGCGCGCGATGTGTGGGGCATGGTCTTCCTGGCCGCGCTGCTGGCGCATGGCCTGGACGGCGCGCGCCGCCTGTGGTGGCCTGCGGCGACCAGGACGCGCGCGTGA
- a CDS encoding acyl-CoA desaturase, protein MTPVPPLPPLRFQPARDSAFRRELRARADAYLAHEGKHRFGDAWLHAKTIFLATLTVGLYALALNAGSTWPFVASYVACLVLAMALAMNTLHDAAHSAVFRQGAWNRILIRLVGLPVGVDTDFWTIRHVHFHHTYANVEGYDLDTEPNPFLRQTPYQSWSPQYRYQYLYWPLVAALSLPYLNWYGDWLDRFGKTPVAAHSRLQGWRGWLSFLGWKLGHVALVLALPIWVLQQHGMGWGVVLGAYFVGQMIASCALVALILGTHWAEVEFFQPGQDGTLPHNWYQHTFYTACDWTPKPRRLRWLGYWLGGLNLHLTHHLFPTWNHRHYPALARILAELAPRHGLVYRELGYGQLHASQQAFLRAMGQPPAHT, encoded by the coding sequence GTGACGCCTGTACCTCCTTTGCCGCCGCTGCGCTTCCAGCCCGCGCGCGATTCCGCCTTCCGCCGCGAACTGCGCGCGCGCGCCGACGCCTATCTGGCGCACGAAGGAAAACACCGCTTTGGCGACGCGTGGCTGCATGCGAAAACCATCTTCCTGGCCACGCTGACGGTGGGGCTGTATGCGCTGGCCTTGAACGCCGGCAGCACCTGGCCGTTTGTCGCCAGCTATGTGGCTTGCCTGGTCCTGGCCATGGCGCTGGCCATGAACACCTTGCACGATGCGGCCCACAGCGCCGTCTTCCGCCAGGGAGCCTGGAACCGCATTCTGATCCGCCTGGTGGGCTTGCCCGTGGGCGTGGATACGGATTTCTGGACCATCCGCCACGTGCATTTTCATCACACGTATGCCAACGTGGAGGGCTATGACCTCGACACGGAACCGAATCCCTTCCTGCGCCAGACGCCGTACCAAAGCTGGTCGCCCCAATACCGCTATCAATACCTGTACTGGCCGCTGGTGGCGGCCCTGTCGCTGCCTTATTTGAACTGGTATGGCGACTGGCTCGATCGCTTCGGCAAGACCCCCGTGGCCGCGCACAGCCGCCTGCAGGGTTGGCGCGGCTGGCTGTCGTTCCTGGGCTGGAAACTGGGCCACGTGGCGCTGGTGCTGGCGCTGCCCATATGGGTGCTGCAGCAGCACGGCATGGGTTGGGGCGTGGTGCTGGGTGCGTATTTCGTGGGCCAGATGATCGCCTCGTGCGCACTGGTGGCGCTGATCCTCGGCACGCACTGGGCTGAAGTGGAGTTTTTCCAGCCGGGGCAAGACGGTACCCTGCCGCACAACTGGTACCAGCACACGTTTTATACGGCGTGCGACTGGACGCCGAAACCGCGCCGCCTGCGCTGGCTGGGCTACTGGCTCGGCGGCTTGAATCTGCATCTGACACACCATTTGTTCCCCACCTGGAACCACCGCCACTACCCGGCGCTGGCGCGCATCCTGGCTGAACTGGCGCCGCGCCACGGCCTCGTGTACCGCGAACTCGGTTACGGCCAGCTGCACGCTTCGCAGCAAGCGTTCCTGCGCGCCATGGGCCAGCCACCCGCTCACACCTGA
- a CDS encoding MarR family transcriptional regulator: MGTRWGVNRTVAQIHALLFLANEPLTAEDIAASLNVARSNVSNSLKELQSWGLARITHVMGDRRDHFVALQDVWEIFRVIMEERKRREIDPTLTVLRECAIEGEHDAAIPPATLERMGEVLAFLEMLSSTYSDYKNLPPATLQRMLSMGGKVAKFLSPEEKPGKRRKS, from the coding sequence ATGGGTACCCGCTGGGGCGTCAACCGCACGGTGGCGCAAATTCACGCGCTGCTGTTCCTGGCCAACGAACCGCTGACGGCGGAAGATATCGCGGCCAGCCTGAACGTGGCCCGCTCGAACGTCAGCAACAGCCTGAAGGAATTGCAAAGCTGGGGCCTGGCGCGCATCACGCACGTGATGGGGGACCGGCGCGACCACTTTGTCGCCCTGCAGGATGTGTGGGAAATCTTCCGGGTCATCATGGAAGAGCGCAAGCGGCGCGAGATCGATCCTACCCTGACGGTGCTGCGCGAATGCGCGATCGAGGGCGAGCACGATGCGGCCATTCCACCGGCCACCCTGGAGCGCATGGGTGAAGTGCTGGCCTTCCTGGAAATGCTCAGCAGCACCTACAGCGACTACAAGAACCTGCCGCCGGCAACCCTGCAGCGCATGCTGTCGATGGGCGGCAAGGTAGCCAAGTTCCTCAGCCCGGAAGAAAAACCTGGCAAGCGCAGAAAATCATGA
- a CDS encoding DUF4166 domain-containing protein has product MNGPSEGELFKKVMGEQWLTLHPDIRRRFEKNPAPGQPLYYRGTLSELTSSRLGKVLGWLTRPFIDGALIPYDDHDFPVDIEVYSRPGCPFIFKQRTYRLHGRAPIRFTSYMAESAKGEVLEYVGMGLGMKLVLHVEDGNLHFTSDGYFWDLFGWRMPLPGVLTPGKTYLCHRNETPQQFNIRIEIRHALFGTTFTQVGVFRESAAPEHHKETP; this is encoded by the coding sequence ATGAACGGCCCCTCTGAAGGAGAACTGTTCAAGAAGGTGATGGGCGAACAGTGGCTCACCCTGCATCCGGATATCCGCCGCCGCTTCGAGAAAAATCCCGCGCCGGGCCAGCCCCTGTACTACCGGGGCACGCTCAGTGAACTCACCAGTTCGCGCCTGGGCAAGGTGCTGGGATGGCTGACGCGCCCCTTCATCGATGGCGCCCTGATTCCGTACGACGACCACGACTTCCCCGTCGATATCGAAGTCTATTCGCGTCCTGGCTGCCCCTTCATCTTCAAGCAGCGCACCTATCGCCTGCATGGTCGCGCGCCGATCCGCTTCACCTCATACATGGCTGAAAGCGCGAAGGGGGAAGTGCTCGAATACGTCGGCATGGGCCTGGGCATGAAGCTGGTGCTGCATGTCGAGGATGGCAACCTGCACTTCACCAGCGACGGTTATTTTTGGGATCTTTTCGGCTGGCGGATGCCGCTTCCCGGCGTGCTCACGCCCGGCAAGACCTATCTGTGCCATCGCAACGAGACGCCGCAGCAGTTCAATATCCGCATCGAGATCCGCCACGCCCTGTTCGGCACCACGTTTACGCAAGTGGGCGTGTTCCGCGAATCCGCCGCACCGGAGCATCACAAGGAGACACCATGA
- a CDS encoding TIGR01777 family oxidoreductase yields MNTHLLALQLMAAQGCLGAFDTIYHHEITEALPQKASARLELTIHATRALIYSLLFVGLAAWEWHGAWAWVLVIVFGVEIVLTLWDFVVEDQTRLLPATERVTHTVLAINAGAFIALLALNSSEWASLPTALVWQPYGWLSVFLALCGVGVGLSGLRDAYAVWQLGRRKVQEKQEQEEHLRFAAAPQSVLVTGATGFIGQQLVSALLADGHAVTVLTRQPKQAAWTFDGQVRCIRSLDELADAQGIDMVVNLAGARIVGRRWTDARKETLRRSRVALTQDLVAWIARAQHKPRVLLSASAIGYYGVQPQGDATELAEDSAPQAIFMSQLCQEWEAAAHQAERYGVQVGCMRFGLVFGHQGSLPQMLLPIRFGVGGPLGSGKQWVTWVHVRDVIRGIAHLARRSEAQAVGGAYNFCAPEAIEQRRFAQVAGAVLHRPSFMPTPAFVMRALLGEQADLLVEGQRVAPRRMLADGFVFRHPQLEGALRSL; encoded by the coding sequence ATGAATACGCATTTGCTGGCCCTGCAACTGATGGCGGCGCAAGGCTGCCTGGGCGCCTTCGACACCATCTACCATCATGAAATCACGGAGGCGCTGCCGCAAAAGGCATCGGCGCGCCTCGAATTGACCATCCACGCGACCCGCGCCCTGATCTACAGCCTGCTGTTCGTGGGCCTGGCGGCGTGGGAGTGGCATGGCGCCTGGGCCTGGGTCCTGGTGATCGTGTTTGGCGTGGAAATCGTGCTGACCCTGTGGGACTTCGTCGTGGAAGACCAGACCCGCCTCTTGCCCGCCACCGAGCGAGTCACGCATACGGTGCTGGCGATCAACGCGGGCGCCTTCATCGCGCTGCTGGCCCTGAACAGCAGCGAGTGGGCGAGCTTGCCGACGGCCCTCGTGTGGCAGCCGTATGGCTGGCTCAGCGTCTTCCTCGCCCTGTGCGGCGTGGGCGTGGGCTTGTCCGGCCTGCGCGACGCGTATGCCGTGTGGCAGCTGGGCCGGCGCAAGGTGCAGGAGAAGCAAGAACAAGAGGAGCACCTGCGCTTTGCCGCCGCGCCGCAGTCCGTGCTGGTGACGGGCGCCACGGGTTTCATCGGCCAGCAGTTGGTCAGCGCCTTGCTGGCCGACGGCCATGCGGTGACGGTGCTGACGCGCCAGCCGAAACAGGCCGCGTGGACGTTTGACGGCCAGGTGCGCTGCATCCGGTCGCTGGACGAATTGGCGGATGCGCAAGGCATCGACATGGTGGTCAACCTGGCCGGCGCGCGCATCGTCGGGCGTCGCTGGACGGACGCGCGCAAGGAGACCTTGCGCCGCAGCCGCGTGGCGCTGACGCAGGACCTGGTGGCGTGGATCGCCCGCGCGCAGCACAAGCCACGGGTGCTGCTGTCGGCATCGGCCATCGGCTATTACGGCGTGCAGCCGCAGGGCGACGCGACGGAATTGGCTGAAGACAGCGCGCCGCAAGCCATCTTCATGTCGCAGCTATGCCAGGAATGGGAAGCGGCCGCGCACCAGGCGGAGCGCTACGGCGTCCAGGTAGGCTGCATGCGCTTCGGCCTCGTCTTCGGCCACCAGGGTTCGCTGCCGCAGATGCTCTTGCCGATCCGCTTCGGCGTGGGCGGCCCGCTGGGCAGCGGCAAGCAGTGGGTCACGTGGGTGCATGTGCGCGACGTCATCCGCGGCATCGCCCACCTGGCGCGCCGCAGCGAAGCACAGGCAGTGGGCGGCGCCTACAACTTCTGCGCGCCGGAAGCCATCGAGCAGCGCCGCTTCGCCCAGGTGGCGGGTGCGGTGCTGCACCGCCCCAGCTTCATGCCCACGCCGGCCTTCGTCATGCGTGCCTTGTTGGGCGAGCAGGCGGACTTGCTGGTGGAAGGCCAGCGGGTCGCACCGCGCCGGATGCTGGCTGACGGCTTTGTCTTCCGCCATCCGCAGCTGGAAGGGGCGCTGCGCAGCCTGTAG
- a CDS encoding ethanolamine ammonia-lyase subunit EutB — MPRFSHTIDSHTYAFVSLKELLAKASPPRSGDVLAGVAAASARERVAAQLALADVPLSLFLNEALVPYEDDEVTRLIIDSHARAAFAPISHLCVGDFRDWLLDDATDTQTLARVAAGITPEMAAAVSKLMRLQDLVLVARKCKVVTALRNTLGLASRLSTRLQPNHPTDDATGIAASILDGLLLGSGDAVIGINPATDNVAQVVSLLHLLDAVIGQYQIPTQSCVLTHITNTLEAIRRGAPVDLVFQSVAGTQAANRSFGIDLALLAEGQAAALSLGRGTVGNNVMYFETGQGSALSAGAHHGMDQQTCEARAYAVARAYQPLLVNSVVGFIGPEYLYDGKQIMRAGLEDHFCAKLLGLPMGCDVCYTNHAEADQDDMDALLTMLGVAGCNFIMGVPGADDIMLGYQSTSFHDALYARRVLGLRPAPEFEAWLARMQITDAQGRLSAVPAPAFQAALLRLDT; from the coding sequence ATGCCCCGCTTCAGCCATACGATAGACAGCCATACCTATGCATTCGTGAGCCTGAAGGAGCTGCTGGCGAAGGCCTCGCCGCCCCGTTCGGGTGACGTGCTGGCGGGTGTGGCGGCCGCCAGCGCGCGGGAGCGGGTGGCGGCGCAGCTGGCGCTGGCGGACGTGCCGCTGTCGCTGTTCCTCAACGAGGCGCTGGTGCCGTACGAAGACGATGAAGTCACGCGCCTGATCATCGACTCGCATGCGCGCGCCGCCTTTGCGCCGATCTCTCACCTGTGCGTGGGCGATTTCCGCGACTGGCTGCTCGATGACGCGACGGATACGCAAACGCTGGCCCGCGTCGCCGCCGGCATCACGCCGGAAATGGCGGCGGCCGTGTCGAAGCTGATGCGCCTGCAGGACCTGGTGCTGGTGGCCCGCAAGTGCAAGGTCGTCACGGCCTTGCGCAATACCCTGGGCCTGGCGAGCCGTTTGTCCACGCGGCTGCAGCCGAACCACCCGACGGACGACGCCACGGGGATTGCCGCCTCCATCCTCGATGGCCTGCTGCTGGGCAGCGGTGACGCCGTGATCGGCATCAATCCCGCCACCGACAATGTGGCGCAGGTGGTCTCGCTGCTGCACCTGCTCGACGCCGTCATCGGCCAGTACCAGATTCCCACCCAGTCGTGCGTGCTCACGCATATCACCAATACCCTCGAGGCGATACGCCGCGGCGCGCCCGTCGACCTGGTATTCCAGTCGGTGGCGGGCACGCAGGCGGCCAACCGCAGCTTCGGCATCGACCTGGCGCTGCTGGCCGAGGGGCAGGCGGCGGCCCTGTCGCTGGGGCGCGGCACGGTGGGCAACAACGTCATGTATTTCGAGACGGGGCAGGGCAGCGCCCTGTCGGCCGGCGCGCACCACGGCATGGACCAGCAGACGTGCGAAGCGCGCGCGTATGCGGTGGCGCGCGCGTATCAACCGCTGCTGGTCAATTCGGTGGTGGGTTTCATCGGCCCTGAATACCTGTACGACGGCAAGCAGATCATGCGCGCTGGGCTGGAAGACCATTTCTGCGCCAAGCTGCTGGGGCTGCCCATGGGCTGCGACGTGTGCTACACCAACCATGCGGAAGCGGACCAGGACGACATGGACGCCTTGCTGACCATGCTGGGCGTGGCTGGCTGCAATTTCATCATGGGCGTGCCGGGCGCGGACGACATCATGCTTGGCTACCAGAGCACCTCGTTCCACGACGCCCTGTATGCGCGCCGCGTGCTAGGCTTGCGTCCTGCGCCCGAATTCGAGGCCTGGTTGGCGCGCATGCAGATCACCGATGCGCAGGGCCGCCTGAGCGCGGTACCGGCGCCGGCCTTCCAGGCGGCCCTGCTGCGCCTGGACACCTAG
- the eutC gene encoding ethanolamine ammonia-lyase subunit EutC produces the protein MDGNNPWQALRAHTAARIALGRRGVSVPTSAQLAFQLAHARARDAVHLALDGEALARALAAQGQDCVQLHSAAATRAEYLQRPDLGRRLDDVSCARLAAAATGIDLALVAADGLSALAVQRHAAPFLAALRERLVLEAWTLSPVHIVAQGRVAIGDEVGQLLQAKAVLVLIGERPGLSSPDSLGLYLTWAPTAGLLDERRNCISNVRPEGLAYAQAAYRLHYLLSQAFSRQLSGVELKDETVAEGAALAGARNFLLE, from the coding sequence ATGGACGGGAACAATCCGTGGCAAGCGCTGCGCGCGCATACGGCGGCGCGCATCGCGCTGGGGCGCCGCGGCGTGAGCGTGCCGACCAGCGCGCAGCTGGCGTTCCAGCTGGCCCACGCGCGGGCGCGTGACGCCGTGCACCTGGCGCTTGACGGCGAGGCCCTGGCACGCGCCTTGGCCGCGCAGGGGCAAGACTGCGTGCAGCTGCATAGCGCCGCCGCCACGCGCGCCGAATATCTGCAGCGGCCAGACCTGGGGCGCCGGCTCGATGACGTTTCATGCGCGCGGCTGGCCGCCGCTGCTACGGGCATCGACCTGGCGCTGGTGGCAGCTGATGGCCTGTCTGCGCTGGCCGTGCAGCGCCACGCGGCGCCGTTCCTGGCCGCCTTGCGCGAACGGCTGGTGCTGGAAGCGTGGACGCTGTCGCCGGTACATATCGTGGCGCAGGGAAGGGTGGCCATCGGCGACGAGGTGGGGCAATTGCTGCAGGCGAAGGCCGTGCTGGTGTTGATCGGCGAGCGGCCGGGCTTGAGTTCTCCAGACAGCCTGGGCCTGTACCTGACGTGGGCGCCGACAGCGGGTTTGCTGGACGAGCGCCGCAACTGCATCTCGAACGTGCGTCCCGAGGGGCTGGCGTATGCGCAGGCGGCGTACCGGCTGCACTACCTGCTGTCGCAGGCGTTCAGCCGGCAGCTGTCGGGCGTGGAATTGAAGGATGAGACGGTGGCGGAGGGCGCGGCCCTGGCGGGCGCGCGCAACTTCCTGCTGGAGTGA
- the tsaD gene encoding tRNA (adenosine(37)-N6)-threonylcarbamoyltransferase complex transferase subunit TsaD — MIVLGVESSCDETGLALYDTQRGLLSHALYSQVAMHEQYGGVVPELASRDHIRRAIPLLEETLAKAGITLPEIDAIAYTQGPGLAGALLVGSSVACSLGLAINKPVLGIHHLEGHLLSPLLASEPPEFPFIALLVSGGHTQLMRVDGVGQYTMLGETLDDAAGEAFDKSAKLLGLGYPGGPAISRLAEFGDPLAYKLPRPMLHSKDFNFSFSGLKTAVLTVVKNHEEKVIANICEQDKANIARGFVDAIVDVLTAKCVSALKHTGLKRLVIAGGVGANAQLRASLNAAATKKRFKVYYPELEFCTDNGAMIAFAGAMRLQINPDAAKRDYSFNVRPRWPLDEIREV, encoded by the coding sequence ATGATTGTTCTTGGCGTCGAATCCTCCTGTGACGAAACCGGCCTGGCCTTGTACGACACGCAACGCGGCCTGCTGTCGCACGCCCTCTACTCGCAAGTAGCCATGCACGAGCAATATGGCGGCGTGGTGCCGGAACTGGCGTCGCGCGACCATATCCGCCGCGCCATCCCGCTGCTGGAAGAAACCCTGGCCAAGGCCGGCATCACCCTGCCCGAGATCGACGCCATCGCCTACACGCAAGGCCCGGGATTGGCCGGCGCGCTGCTGGTGGGTTCCTCCGTTGCCTGCAGCCTGGGCCTGGCCATCAACAAGCCGGTGCTCGGCATCCACCACCTGGAAGGCCATCTGCTGTCGCCGCTGCTGGCATCCGAGCCGCCGGAATTCCCCTTCATCGCCCTGCTGGTGTCGGGCGGCCATACGCAGTTGATGCGCGTCGATGGCGTGGGCCAGTACACGATGCTGGGCGAAACGCTCGATGATGCGGCCGGCGAGGCGTTCGACAAGTCGGCCAAACTGCTGGGCCTAGGTTATCCGGGTGGCCCCGCCATTTCGCGCCTGGCCGAATTCGGCGACCCGCTGGCGTATAAACTGCCACGCCCGATGCTGCACTCGAAGGATTTCAATTTCAGTTTCTCCGGCCTGAAAACGGCCGTGCTGACGGTGGTGAAGAACCATGAAGAAAAAGTCATCGCCAATATCTGCGAGCAGGACAAGGCGAATATCGCGCGCGGCTTCGTCGACGCCATCGTCGACGTGCTGACGGCCAAATGCGTGTCGGCCCTCAAGCACACGGGTTTGAAACGCCTGGTGATCGCCGGCGGCGTGGGCGCCAACGCACAACTGCGCGCTTCGCTCAACGCGGCCGCCACCAAGAAGCGCTTCAAGGTGTATTACCCGGAGCTGGAATTCTGTACCGATAACGGCGCCATGATCGCCTTCGCCGGCGCCATGCGCCTGCAAATCAATCCCGACGCCGCCAAGCGCGATTACTCGTTCAACGTGCGCCCGCGCTGGCCGCTGGACGAGATCCGCGAAGTCTGA